From the Nitrospirota bacterium genome, the window AAGTCCAGCCTGCCGTCACAGTTGTTGTCTTTGCCGTCGCATATCTTCGGCGCTCCGGGATAGACTTTGTTGTCGTTGTCGTTACAGTCTGTTAACTTTCCCTTCGGACATGAAATGTCTCCGGGGCTGCCGTAACCGTCTGAGTCATTGTCTGTACATGCCGCGTGAACCGGAACAAATGACAGGGCAAGCACAAGTACAGAAAACAGGATGATAAAAATTGATCGATACTTAAACATAATCCCTCCTCTTTTTTAAGTCTTTAATTGGTTTTATTCCAACGTGTTTGATTTGTACGCTGGTACTTTAGTTAATTTAAAGTACCGCAGGGAAGGGATTCAATAGAAATGTTACTTACTGATTCGGTGTATTTTGTGAATAAAAATTCACAGATTGAGGGGGAATTGACTTAGAAAACAAGGTTGAATGCCGGATCATTTTGAGAGGTAATTCTCTAAAATCTTCATGCACTCCAGGGTCTTTTCACCTTCTTTTGTAAGAAAATATGACTTCTCTTTGTCCTGCTCAATGATCCCGGACTCTTTAAGATTCTTAAGATGAAAAACTACTTTTGTGTGGTCTTCTATGTCCAGCGCCTTTGTTATTTCCATAAGGTGCAGGCCTCTGTTCTGGTGGAGCAGTTTGATAACTTTTCTCCTTATGGAATTGGTCAAAGAGCTTAGGGTAAAATCCATGTCCAATTTTTTAATGCCTTCTTCAAATCTGGACTCTTCCAGCGCGCGCCTTATTATTGCGTGCAGGTCTTCTATCTTGAAGGGCTTGGATATGTAGTCGCTTGCGCCTTTTTTTATCGCCTTAACTGCGTTATCAACTGTGGCAAAGGCGGTAATCATAATTACCTTCGTCCCCGGACTGCGCTTCCTGATTTCTGCAAGCGCATCCATGCCGCTCATCTTCGGCATCATAAGGTCCAGAAGCATAACATCAAATTTATTTGCTGTAACTTTCTCAATGGCCTCTATCCCTGTGGACGCTTCGTCTGTATGGTATCCCTTCTTGCTCAGTATCTCGGAGAGATTGGCCCTTAGTTCGCTATCGTCATCAACTATAAGGATGTTTTTCATATTCAAAATTTTCCCGCATTTTTCCCGTTTGCCGCAGGGAGTCTGACAGTAACTGTCGTCCCCAGTCCTTCCCTGCTCTCTATGTCTATCTCGCCATTGTGCTGGTTAATGATGCCGTAGCATAGCGATAAACCAAGCCCTGTGCCGCTTCCGACTTCCTTTGTAGAAAAAAAAGGGTCAAATACCTTTAACAGGTTTTCCTGAGAGATCCCTGTGCCGGTGTCGGCTATCTTTATTTTGACCCAGCTGTCGGAATGCGAGCATTCTATGTTGATATGGCCGCTCTCAGGAATAGCTTGAATGGAATTGGTCAAAATGTTTATAAAAACCTGCGTTAATTGTACCGCATCTCCCATCACATTTGATACATTCAAAAGCGTCTTGTGTACAATCACATTCCTTAATTTATTCTTAAGCAATGAAAGCGCTTCATCAATGACGGTGTGTATGTTAACGGGCTTTTGTACAGGCTCAGTTATACGGGAAAACTGCAGCAGGTCTTTTGTAATGGCGGCTACCCTGTCTGTATTTTTTTCTATGGAGTCAACCCTTCTTCTAATCTCATGGTTGTCCATGCCTTCTAATTCATCTCTCAACATTTGCACATTTAATGATATGCTCGTAAGCGGATTGTTTATCTCATGCGCGGTGCCGGCGGCAAGCCGTCCGAGGGGCGCTAATTTTTCATAACGCGCAAGCCGCCTTACCTGCTGTTCCAGACTTCTCCTGGTTTCTGTATCGAATATATTCAATGCCCTCACGACGAAATAAGTAATAAGGACAGCACACAGTCCGCGCAGGCCCTCTACCGGAACCTGAAAATAAGGCACTGCTATGCGGGAGGGGAACAGCCCTGCAAAAATACCGTAAAGTAAAAATATGACGCCGGCATAGAAAAGCTTTCGTGAAACAGGAATGCCTAAGCCTTCTTCCCTTAATGAATACATTATTAATCCGTAGGCTGTCAGGAGCCCTCCAACAAAACCAAAGGTCTTTCTCGTCAAGATCTCTAATTGTTCAAATAATTGATGACCTATGCTGAATCCTGTATTCAACAGATAGATACACCAGAAGAGAAATAGAATAGCAGGAATTCCCTTTAACCATTTCTTAATGCTGTTATGGGTTAGTGATATAAGTGATAAGCCGAACAGCAACAGGAACAAGAATGACAGTACAGCAACAAATACCGCTACCATTTTTACCCAGAAGACCTCGTGCATCAATACATATCGTCCTTTTAAAAGCAGGTAGAGTTCAAGCCATTCGTGTGTTCCATGTGTGAACCCGAACCACGCCAGCAATTGAAGATGGTTTGCAAGTTTCAGGTCACTTGTCTTTATCTTTAATACAATGAACAGACCTAACAACAAAAAGGAAAGACCATAAAAGAAATACAGGTGGCCAATTGGAGGGATGTCAGAAAACACGGCAAAATCAATCATTCCTAAACCTCAAGGCTGCCATGGAAGGGAGCTGCTGCCTTCCCATTTCTTTTTTTAATGGAAAAAAAACCACCTTAAAGATTTGAGCAAAAAAGATACCAAACGAAAGATATTGTAAAATCAAAGTATTGAGCAGACACGATGCTGATGGATTGCCATCCTGGCATGTCATTACGGCATGAAGCTCAATCTCAGAGGCTTCGGAGGGCGAAGGGCGAAAATTATTTTATCAGTGACATCTTATTATGCGATCTGCGCCCAGTACAGTATTTATCTCTGTAATAATTACTTTTGTTACTTTGGAACGATCGGCGCGTAAAAAGATTCCAGCTGATAAGCCCTGTCAAAATACTCCTTGGCCACGTCCATCTTTTTCATCTTGTAATAAGCGTAGCCGATGAAGTAGTAGGTCTTCGGGTCGGGTTTTTTCTCGGCCTCATCTTTCATAATGCTGATGGCCTCGTCCATTTTGCCCTGGAAATAAAGAGAGTAGGCCTTTTCCATCGGCGTCTTCTGCGCCCAGGCCAGAGAGAAGGACAAGGTGAAAGCAATAATTAATAATGTTACGATAATTTTTTTCATAAGCACCTCCCCGTAAATGTTAGCATATTTCCCGTGTATTTTAAAAAGTATTTGAAACCATTTCTGTGATTGTAATCGCTATTACAGTTGCGAGTAACCAGTAGCAACTGACGAGTTGGAATTTTCATCTATCTCGTCACTCGTTACCCGTCACCTATCACTATTCAATTGCAGCTCAATCCGCCTCATGCTCAGGCTCTTCAGGCGCGCCGAATTCCATTTTCTTTTTTCTGACGGCTTCCCTTTGGGACTTTGATGAGTATGCCCTGGGGACAGTCCCCTCTTTGAAAAATTCCACCATTTTTTCCGTATCACTTGTAGCGAGAAGTCCGGTCAGCGGATCAATCACCGCGGTAACAATGCCTTTGGGTAAAGGAAAGGTTTTGTTCGCGGGCACGTCTTTCATAAAGTCCATCCATATTGGCAGCGCGGCTTTTGCCCCTGTCTCCCTTGCCCCAAGCGGCCGCATGTTATCAAAGCCAACCCACACTCCCGCGGCCAATTCAGGGGTATATCCTACAAACCACGCATCCTTGAAGTCGTTAGTTGTCCCCGTCTTTCCCGCTATCGGCATCTGCAATTCCCGCGCGCGCTTGGCGGTCCCGTATTTCACCACATCCTCAAGCATCGATGTGGCAAGAAACGCGGTCTGAGCGCTGATGACTCCTGTGCCTTTGGGCTGATTATTTTCAAGGACATTTCCATCAGCATCCAGTAAGTATTTAATTGCGATCGGATTTATTTTCATTCCGTCATTGGCAAATACGCAAAAGGCGGAAGTGAGTTCAAGCGGTGTGACACTCAGGCTGCCGAGGGCGAGAGACAGGTTGTAAGGAAGCGGACCGGGAATGCCGAGTGCGCCTGCGAATTTAATAACGTCCTTGACGCCGACTTTTTCAAGCAGTTTTATCGTGACAATGTTCCTTGAATACGCGAGCGCCTCTCTCAATCTTGTGGGCCCGTGGAACTTCCTGTCATAGTTTTCAGGCCTCCATTCGCCGAACTGTTCAGTCGAGTAACTTACAGGCTCATCCACTATCGTGCTTGCCGGAGTGTAGCCGCTGTCCATGGCCGCCGCGTAAATTACAGGCTTGAACGCGGAGCCCGCCTGCCTCTTCGCAAATACAGCCCGGTTGAATTCACTCTTTCCGAAATCATATCCGCCGACGATGGCCTTGATATAACCGGTGGAAGGCTCTACGGCAACAATTGCCCCCTGCACAACAGGCTCCTGCTCAAGCTGAAAAACAGGCTCATTGCTTATCATCTCTTTTACCTTGACCCTGATGACATCGCCTGACCTCAGAATGTCAGGGAGCTTGAAATATCTGAAATCCTTGATCACCTTGCCGCTTGAATCAAGTAATCTTTTTGCCCATGTGGTGTCAGGCAGGAATATCCTGCCGGTAAAGCCCCTTGCTTTGACAATCGCCTGCGAGTCGGAAACTGTAATCACAGTCGCAGTCATGATGTCGCCCTGCCGCATGACAACTTTCCCGAACGGTTTTTCTTCCTTTAACTCATTCTCCAGGATAATGTCTTTGTGTCCGATCGCCCCTCTGTAGCCCTGCCTTTTGTCCAGCTCCCGCAGGCCGTTTTGCATTGCCCTGACAGCGGCAGCCTGCATTCTTTTATTCAACGTCGTATACACCTTGAGCCCGCCTTTATACACCTTTTCAACGCCGTATTCGTCTTCAAGATATTTTCTGATATATTCGAGGAAATAATTTTGCGTATACAGTTCATACCTCATACTTGAAAGATGAAGGGGCTGCCTGTATGCCTTTTCCGCTTCATCTTTGGTTATGTACTTTTCCTCCTCCATTCTTCTCAGAACGATATGCTGCCTTTCCTTTGCCTTGTCAAGATCGCTGTATGGCGAAAATTTGCTCGGCGCCTTGACGAGCCCGCCGATAAGCGCGGCCTCCGCGAGGTTTAAATCAGAAACAGACTTGCCGAAATAAGTCCTCGCCGCCATCTCGACACCGTAAGCGCCGTGTCCGAAATAAACCTTATTAAGATAAAGTTCGAGGATCTCTTCTTTTGTCAAGTTCTTTTCGATCCTGAATGCCAGGGTCGCCTCTTTTAATTTTCTGACCACGGTTTTTTCGGGGGAAAGGAAGATCACCTTCGCAAGCTGCTGGGTGATAGTGCTTGCGCCTTCCTTTATCCTGCCTGCGATAATATCTTTTAATATCGCCCTTATGATCGCGATGTAGTCGATGCCTTTATGCTGCCAGAACCTTGAATCCTCAACAGCCACAACAGCGCGTATTAAATTTTCAGGGATCTTGCTGATGGGCACGAATATGCCTTTTTCAACCTTGAACTCGCCGACGAGGCTATCGTCATCCGCGTAGACCTTTGTCCCGTTTGCAGGGACATAGCCTTTGATCTCATTTATTTGCGGGATGTCCTTTATCAGCGCAAGATAGCCCCCTACGGCTGAGCCTGCTATTAAGACGAGTACAAAGATGAGAGTGTTAAATAAAAATTTTTTCATATCGATGATTATAGTAACGATTTATTTGAACTGTCAATTAAAGATTCCGCGCAGCTTGCTGCGGGAATCTTAATGCAATGAATTATTATTTTCTTCATTCGCTCGCTTGACCCTGCAGCAAGTTTGCAGGAATACGCTCGCTACCCATTTATGGTAGTGCGTTGTTGACACAAGCTTCTCAATGATGTTAAATTTTTTGATTAAATCAGCCCTCTCCGTTTTAATACAAAAAGAGGTATAATTAATCTTGTCGCTCAAAAACATATGACCACTGATTATAAAGATACATTAAATCTTCCCAATACTGCATTTCCCATGAAGGCGAATTTGGCCCAGAAAGAGGTGGAGCTGCTTGCCGTCTGGGAGAAAAGCGGGACTTACCACAAGATGCAGCAGAAAGACCGGGCCAAAAGCTACATCCTGCATGACGGCCCTCCGTACGCAAACGGCAATATTCATCTGGGACACGCCCTCAATAAGATCCTTAAGGACATGATCGTGAAATATAAGGCAATGAAAGGGCACTACGCGCCTTACGTACCGGGCTGGGACTGTCACGGCCTTCCCATTGAGCATCAGGTGGATAAAAACCTCGGGGCCAAGAAAGAGAACACGACCATAACGGAAAAGAGAAAACTTTGCAGGGAATATGCCGCGAAGTTTTTAGACATTCAACGGGAGGAGTTTAAACGCCTCGGCGTATTCGGCGACTGGCAGGACCCGTACATTACAATGTCTTTTCTCTATGAAGCGACTATAGTCAGAGAGCTTAACAGGTTTGTTCAAAATGGCTCTGTTTATAAAGGGAAGAAACCCGTTCACTGGTGTCCGACTTGCGTGACTGCGCTTGCCGAGGCAGAGGTGGAATATGCTGACAAGGAATCTCCTTCAGTCTATGTGAAGTTTAGAGTGAAAGATCCAAGAGGTAAGTTCTCGCCGGATGCCGTGAAAGGTACGTACTTTGTAATATGGACGACAACCCCGTGGACGCTCCCTGCAAATATGGCTTTGGCGCTGCACCCAAAATTTATTTACCGTCTTGTCCAGACACCTGAAGGGGAACTGATACTCGCTCAGGACCTGATTCAAATCTGCATGGAGAAATTTGGATATAAAGAAGGCGATTATAAAATCACAGACGGAGGATGGGCCGGCTCAGAGCTCGAAGGCATTGTTTGCAGACATCCGTGGATTGAAAGAGATGTGCCTGCAATTTTAGGCGAACATGTGACCCTGGACCAGGGCACCGGAATAGTCCACACAGCTCCGGGTCATGGTGAAGAGGATTATGAAATAGGATTGAAATACGGATTGGATGTGTATGCGCCGGTTGATAAAAAGGGTTGCTTCACTGATGAGGTTGAAGGTTTTACCGGTCAATTTGTTTTTAAAGCCAACCAGGAAGTTATTAATAAGCTCAAAGAAGAACATGCGCTTCTCGGTGTACCTGAGAATATAAAACATTCCTATCCTCACTGCTGGAGATGCAAAAGGCCAGTGATCTTCAGGGCCACGGAGCAGTGGTTCATTTCTATGGAGAAAAATGATCTGAGACATCGCGCCCTTGATGAAATTAAAAAAACTAAATGGGTCCCGACATGGGGTATGGACAGGATCAACGGGATGGTAGAGAACCGGCCTGACTGGTGTATCTCAAGGCAAAGGTCATGGGGCGTGCCCATAGCATTGTTCCAGTGCAAAAAATGCAAGCAATTCATAAACGACAAAGCGGTTATGGAAAGGATTGAGCAGGAATTTGCACAGCATGGGGCGGACATCTGGTTTGAAAAGACCGAGGCGGAGCTGCTTCCCGCTAACTACAAATGCGCAAAGTGCGGCTCACAGGAGTTTATAAAAGAGATGGATATCCTTGATGTGTGGTTTGATTCAGGCGTAAGCCACGCGGCGGTCATGGAGGCTGATGAGCGGCTCACGAGTCCTGCTGACCTTTATCTTGAAGGCAGTGATCAACACAGGGGTTGGTTTCAGAGTTCGCTCCTCACTTCTGTCGGCACTCGCGGCAGGGCGCCGTATAAGGCAGTCCTCACCCACGGCTTTGTTGTGGACGGGCAAGGGAAAAAGATGTCCAAGTCCCTCGGCAATGTTATTTCGCCTCAGGAAATTACAAAGAAACACGGCTCTGAAATATTGCGGCTCTGGACTTCATCTGCCGATTACAGGGAGGACATGAGGATCTCAAATGAGATCATGTCCCGTCTTGTCGAGGCATATAGAAAAATCAGGAACACCTGCCGGTTTCTTCTTGGGAATATAAATGACTTTGATCCGGCGATGGCGGAATTAAGTAAGATACAAAAAGATGACTTACTTGAGATAGACAGATACGCCCTGAGCATTCTTCAGGGACTGATCAGGAAAGTAAGTACTGCCTACGAGACCTTTGCGTTTCATGAGGTCTACCATGCCATATATAAGTTCTGCGTAATTGACATGAGCTCATTCTATCTTGACATCCTCAAAGACAGGCTGTATACATTTAAGGCTGGCTCAAAGGAGAGAAGGTCGGCGCAGATAGTTTTATATAACATATTGATATCATTAACAAAAATGGTAGCTCCAGTCCTGTCTTTTACTGCTGAAGAGATCTGGCAGCATATCCCCGGTAAGAAGGAAGAGAGTGTGTTTCTTTCTACCTTTCCGGAGGTGAAAGAAGAATTTATTGACACGGAACTGGAGCAAACCTGGGAGAGGCTTGCAAAGGTTCGTGATGAAGTCAATAAGGCATTAGAAATTAAACGCCAGGAGAAAGTTATCGGCAACGCCCTTGAAGCAAAGGTTACATTATTCGTAAATGAAGAAATGTCTCAACTCCTTGAAAAATACAATGAATTTCTACCGACACTTTTTATAGTCTCTGCTGTAGAAGCCTTGAAAGATTCAAAGGCGGCTGAAACTGCATATCAAAGTTCAGAAGTTGAAGGGCTTTCCGTCTTTGTAGAAAAGGCAGAGGGAAATAAGTGCCAGCGGTGCTGGAACTGGGACGTCAATGTCGGAAAATATGAGACCCATCCCGAGCTGTGCAAAAAATGTTATGAAGTGATTGCATCGTGAGGAAAGTCATGCTCATAGCTATAATTGCTTCTCTTGTTGTGATTACCGATTACATAACTAAAAAGGCTATCGTCGCCAAACTTACACTCTTTGACAAGATTGATGTGCTGCCATTCTTAAGGATAGTTCATGTGGAAAATAAAGGGGCCGCCTTTGGGCTTTTCGCTAATCTCGGCAATAATATATTTATGGCAATTTCAGTTATCGCAATTATCGCGATCCTGGTATATGTATCCAAATTTGCTAAAGGAAGCGAGGTGTTTTCTTTTTCCCTGATTCTCGGCGGCGCAGTCGGGAACTTGTTAGATAGAATTACCACTGGGAAGGTAGTTGATTTTATTGATGTTTATATTAATAAATGGCACTGGCCGGCATTCAACGTGGCAGACTCCGCGTTAACAGTTGGGATCATGTTGTTTATCTGGTCGAGTTTAAAATCCGGGAAACCTAAAGAAATCTGAGAGATATGCCGTTAATCACTTTAAAAAATATAACGACACAAATGAGAGGTAAAACCAATGAATAAAACATGCGGTCATAATACAACCTCACAGGATACGGAAAAGAAATCAAAAATTAAAAACTTCTTTGAAAAGCAGGCGACCAAGCTGAGACAACGCAAATTTACATGTCCGATCTGCAAAGAAGTCTTTCACGGACTCTCCAAGCTGAGCGCCCATCTCAAGAAACACTGCACGTGATAGTCTGTTGAAGGTCAGTCGTCGGCTGACCCAAGCGGCAGATAAGCCTTTGGATTTAAGGAAAGATCTACTGTTTTCGCGTTTATAAGATGATGGTATCCTGCGGCAGCTATCATTGCCGCATTGTCAGTGCATAAGTGCAGCGAAGGAAAATAAACCTCAAAATCTTTTTCAAGAGCTTCCCGCTTGATATTTTCTCGTAAGGCGCTGTTTGCGGCTACTCCTCCAGAGAGAATGATTGTTTTAATACCGGTTGCTCTCGTCACGTCAATTATTCTGTTTGTCAAACTTCCCACAACAGCGGATTGAAAGCTTGCGGCAATATCCTCTTTGCTTGCCTCAGGGTTTTTTCTGACATAGTTTAATACCGCAGTTTTTAATCCGCTAAAACTAAAGTCGAAACTATCTTTAAGAAGCGCCTTTGGGAAGGCCACAGCTTGGGGATTCCCTTTTGACGCAAGCGCATCAATGATCGGGCCACCGGGGTATCCAAATCCAAGGAGCTTCGCCACCTTATCATATGCTTCTCCCGCGGCATCATCCCTTGTCCTGCCCAATTCAATATATTGTCCAAAGCCGTCCACCTTGTATATGCTTGTATGCCCGCCTGATACTACAAGGGCGAGAAAGGGAAACTCGGGCTTAGTCTCAAGAAATACTGAAAATATATGCCCCTCCAGATGATTTACGGCAACCAGCGGGACAGTGTGGACAAATGAAAGTGATTTCGCAAAGCAAACCCCGACAAGGAGCGAGCCGATCAACCCGGGCCCATGACTTACTGCAATCGCAGAGATATCACGTATCCCAACCCCGGCTTGCTTTATTGCCTCATCAACAACGGGGCAGATCATCTCCAGGTGTCTTCTTGATGCAAGCTCCGGGACTATGCCGCCATACTTTTTGTGGATTTCATTCTGGCTTGAGACGATATTTGAAATGATACTGCTTCCATCCATAACAATAGAGGCGGCGGTGTCGTCACAGGATGTATCTATTCCCAAAATCAGCATCTTCAAATATCATTGTTCCACGTGGAACATATTTTCTTTCTGCTATATGATGTCTTCAAAAAAGATTTTTAATACGAAATGAAAGTCTATTCCAGAATTTCTATAATCGACAAACAGTTTATTACATCTCTGCTTTAGGGGCTATAGTGTTCAAGCCTTTAACTCTATGCCCTCAGCTTTTCAAAGGTGTCGCATAGAAATTCTTCCACAGCCTTCCATTTCAGCAACCATTGGGCGCAGAGTTCATAATGGATAAACCTGCTGATTAATATATTCAGAGGCAGCCCGAAAGCCGTTTTTTCTAAGAATGCGAAAGATGTTTTCTGAAGCAAGAGATTTAAGAAGTTTCTCCCTTTTTTTATTGTCCAGTAGTTTCTTTATCGCCCTGTTACGGGTTGATTCGACAAACTTTAAATAAAGTGCAAATTCTTTATCGTAAAGTTTTTCCATTTCTTTTCTAATGGCCTTTGAGATTGCTGGACTCGCGCCTTCAGTTGAGATAGCAATAGTCAAAGGCCCGCGCCTTACGATTGAAGGTGCGATAAAATTTCCCTCTGAGGGCAGATCAATTACATTTACGAGATGTCCCGCCTCACGCGCTATCTGGGTATTTACCTCAGTGGAAGAGGTGCACGCGATTACGACAAAGGCGTCTTTAGTGTCTCCAGTTTTATAGGCCCTTATAATATGTTTAATCTTCCCTTTATCTTTAAGTATCCGTAAGTTGCGTGTAATTTCAGGGCTTATTATTTTAACCAAAGCTCCTGCCTTGAGAAGTATGCGCACCTTTCTTTCCGCAACACGGCCTCCTCCAACTACAACTGTTTTTTTATTTTTCAGATTCAAAAAGACGGGATAATATTTCACTTTTTTTCTTTAAACGAAGTGATGAGTTCTCTCGCATCATTGGCACGTTTTATTGTGGGGAATTTTACAATTAGAGAAGTCAGGGCATTTATCGCCTTGTCACGCTGTCCCAGATTTTCATAAGAAAGACCGAGATAATAAAGCGTTTCAGATTCTTTCATTGAGTCAGGGTAGTTTTCAAGCAGGCCGGTAAAGCGCTGCACTGCCGCATTGTAAGAGCCTTTTTTATAATAGAAATTTCCAATGGAGAATTCATATTCAGCAAGCACTCGCCGGCACACGGTTATCCTGTCGTCGACAATATCCATGTATGGGTTTCTGGGATAATCCCGTCTAAGCTTTTCAAATTCCTTTAAAGCCCGTTGAGCATAAGAGTAACTGATGTCAACGGTTGTTATCCTTTTAAAAAAGCTCAGTGCCAGATTATATTGAGCGTAAGGCGCATACTTGCTATATGGATATGTATTCAGGAATGTTTCGTATTCAACCGCTGCTTCATCATAGGAGGCGTCCTCAAAATATGTGTCAGCGATGCGAAGCTTGGCCAACGTTGAATATTGCTGAGAGGCATCCTTTAATTTAATTTTTTCAAGAAGCTCCCTTGCTTCCGCATAGGAGCCGGCAGATATAAGGTCATTTGCCTTTTTCAAAGATCCTTCAGGGTCAAAAGGCGGTTCCTGGACCTGGGCGGCCGAGCATCCAAGCACAATCAGGAGGATAAGCAGAAAAAAGATTTGCCGGACATATTTAGTTTTTTTGTATTTCATAACTTCCCTTATTACAAAGTAAATAATTTTATCTTAACGCAAGTATTTTTATCAAACTGT encodes:
- the bamD gene encoding outer membrane protein assembly factor BamD, whose amino-acid sequence is MKYKKTKYVRQIFFLLILLIVLGCSAAQVQEPPFDPEGSLKKANDLISAGSYAEARELLEKIKLKDASQQYSTLAKLRIADTYFEDASYDEAAVEYETFLNTYPYSKYAPYAQYNLALSFFKRITTVDISYSYAQRALKEFEKLRRDYPRNPYMDIVDDRITVCRRVLAEYEFSIGNFYYKKGSYNAAVQRFTGLLENYPDSMKESETLYYLGLSYENLGQRDKAINALTSLIVKFPTIKRANDARELITSFKEKK